From the Pseudomonas putida genome, one window contains:
- a CDS encoding response regulator — protein sequence MHLLVVEDDDIVRMLMVEVLDDLGYSTLEAENATAALKIIEDAGQPLALLVTDVGLPDMRGEELAAKARAARPLLPVLFASGYAESLDVPEGMHMIGKPFSIDHLRDKVQEILGTP from the coding sequence ATGCACCTTCTGGTAGTCGAAGACGACGACATCGTACGTATGCTGATGGTCGAAGTGCTCGATGATTTGGGCTACAGCACCCTCGAAGCGGAAAATGCCACGGCGGCGCTGAAGATAATCGAGGATGCCGGCCAGCCACTGGCACTGCTGGTGACCGACGTGGGCCTGCCGGACATGCGCGGTGAAGAATTGGCGGCCAAGGCCCGTGCGGCGCGGCCGTTGCTGCCGGTGCTGTTCGCCAGTGGCTATGCCGAGAGTTTGGATGTGCCGGAGGGCATGCACATGATCGGCAAGCCGTTCAGCATCGACCACTTGCGCGACAAGGTGCAGGAAATTCTGGGTACGCCTTGA
- the gloA gene encoding lactoylglutathione lyase, with protein MSLHDLQTLPGVTAQPDAATAQFVFNHTMLRVKDIEKSLDFYTRVLGFRLVDKRDFPEAAFSLYFLALVDPAQIPADDTARHQWMKSIPGVLELTHNHGTENDPEFAYHNGNTDPRGFGHICISVPDVREACARFEALEVPFQKRLQDGRMNHLAFVKDPDGYWVEVIQPTELKG; from the coding sequence ATGAGCCTGCACGATCTGCAAACCCTGCCTGGCGTCACCGCGCAGCCAGACGCCGCCACCGCCCAGTTCGTCTTCAACCACACCATGCTGCGGGTCAAGGACATCGAGAAGTCGCTGGACTTCTACACCCGTGTGCTGGGCTTCCGCCTGGTCGACAAGCGCGACTTCCCTGAAGCGGCCTTCAGCCTGTACTTCCTGGCCCTGGTCGACCCGGCGCAGATCCCTGCCGACGACACCGCGCGCCACCAGTGGATGAAGTCGATCCCGGGCGTGCTGGAACTGACCCACAACCACGGCACCGAAAACGACCCGGAATTCGCCTACCACAACGGCAACACCGACCCGCGCGGCTTTGGCCACATCTGCATTTCGGTGCCCGACGTGCGTGAGGCCTGTGCCCGTTTCGAAGCCCTCGAGGTGCCGTTCCAGAAGCGCCTGCAAGATGGCCGCATGAACCACCTGGCCTTCGTCAAGGACCCGGACGGTTATTGGGTAGAGGTGATCCAGCCAACCGAACTGAAGGGCTGA
- a CDS encoding OprD family porin, with the protein MFSPLPLAPGRRVAGLFLMCAGAQAQAAGFLEDASAKVEARNVYFNRDFRDGHSSSSQGASKREEWAQGFILNVQSGYTQGPVGFGVDALGMLGIKLDSSPADSNSGLLPSSGHDPRHSADQYAKMGLAAKVKVSNTVLKYGSMMPDVPLLKYNDGRLLPTMFHGAMLTSEEVRDLKFTLARLDKYTARDSTDRQDIRVHCKNKRYACDIEADHFDLAGLDYRFNDRLSAQYQVAKLENIYRQHFLGLVASQPLAVGSLSADLRLIKSDDIGNARAGEIDHRAFSGMLGYSLGGHKISAGWQRMYGESAMPYLDGSNPYLVNYAQVNDFAAAQERSWQLRYDYDFKALGVPGLSFFTRYINGDHIKVPGSNAEGKEWERDTELKYQVQSGTFKDVSVRLRNSTYRSNYEKWARDMDETRVIVSYNFSIF; encoded by the coding sequence ATGTTTTCCCCCCTCCCTCTCGCCCCCGGGCGCCGTGTTGCCGGCCTGTTCCTCATGTGCGCCGGCGCGCAGGCCCAGGCCGCCGGTTTTCTTGAAGACGCTAGTGCCAAGGTCGAAGCACGCAATGTCTATTTCAACCGGGATTTTCGTGATGGCCACAGCAGTTCCAGCCAGGGTGCGTCTAAACGTGAAGAATGGGCGCAAGGCTTCATTCTGAATGTGCAGTCGGGTTATACCCAGGGCCCGGTTGGTTTTGGTGTTGATGCACTGGGCATGTTAGGGATCAAGCTCGATTCCAGCCCGGCCGACAGTAACAGTGGTTTGCTGCCATCTTCCGGCCACGACCCACGGCACTCCGCCGACCAATACGCGAAGATGGGCCTGGCGGCCAAGGTCAAGGTGTCCAACACGGTGCTGAAGTACGGCTCGATGATGCCGGACGTACCGCTGTTGAAATACAACGATGGTCGCCTGCTGCCGACCATGTTCCACGGCGCGATGCTGACCTCCGAGGAAGTGCGCGACCTGAAGTTCACCCTGGCCCGCCTGGACAAGTACACCGCGCGTGATTCCACCGATCGCCAGGATATTCGCGTGCATTGCAAGAACAAGCGCTATGCCTGCGATATCGAAGCCGACCACTTTGACCTGGCCGGCCTGGACTACCGCTTCAACGATCGGCTCAGTGCCCAGTATCAAGTCGCCAAACTGGAAAACATCTACCGCCAGCATTTCCTTGGGCTGGTCGCCAGCCAGCCGCTCGCCGTTGGTAGCCTGTCGGCAGACCTGCGGCTGATCAAGAGCGATGATATCGGCAACGCCCGCGCCGGTGAGATCGACCACCGTGCCTTCAGCGGCATGCTCGGCTACAGCCTGGGTGGGCACAAGATCAGCGCCGGCTGGCAGCGCATGTACGGCGAAAGTGCCATGCCGTATCTTGATGGCAGCAACCCGTACCTGGTCAACTACGCCCAGGTCAACGACTTCGCCGCCGCCCAGGAGCGCTCCTGGCAGCTGCGTTACGACTACGACTTCAAAGCCCTTGGCGTGCCCGGCCTGAGCTTCTTCACCCGCTACATCAACGGCGACCATATCAAGGTCCCGGGCAGCAATGCCGAAGGTAAAGAATGGGAACGCGACACCGAGCTCAAGTACCAGGTGCAGAGCGGCACCTTCAAGGATGTCAGCGTGCGCCTGCGTAACTCCACGTACCGCAGCAACTACGAGAAGTGGGCACGGGACATGGATGAGACGCGGGTCATCGTCAGCTATAACTTCTCTATCTTCTAG
- a CDS encoding histone-like nucleoid-structuring protein, MvaT/MvaU family — MSRLAEFRAAEKALQEQMAQLEALKKDAGLKREIEFEQKLVGLMKSYDKSLRDIIAILDPKAVTRGTATAPKQQRRPRVVKVYENPHTGELIETKGGNHRGLKAWKEQYGAATVESWVR, encoded by the coding sequence GTGTCCAGACTTGCAGAGTTTCGTGCTGCCGAAAAAGCGCTCCAGGAACAGATGGCGCAACTGGAGGCGCTGAAAAAGGATGCCGGCCTCAAACGCGAAATCGAATTCGAGCAGAAACTAGTCGGCCTGATGAAAAGCTATGACAAAAGTCTGCGCGATATCATCGCCATTCTCGACCCGAAGGCAGTTACCCGTGGCACTGCCACCGCACCGAAACAGCAACGCCGCCCGCGCGTGGTGAAAGTCTACGAGAACCCGCACACTGGCGAGCTGATCGAGACCAAAGGCGGCAACCACCGCGGCCTCAAGGCGTGGAAAGAACAGTATGGGGCCGCTACCGTGGAGAGCTGGGTGCGCTGA
- the cobF gene encoding precorrin-6A synthase (deacetylating), which translates to MKDVLLIGIGPGDPRQITVEAVEALRRASVFFVLDKGAGKGELVRLRKAILERYRPEGGYRLVQVADPQRDAEAHDYAGAVHDWHRQRAALYARLISEEMRAEDIGAFLLWGEPGLYDSTLRIIDLVRERGVALRLQVIPGISSVQALAARHQVPLNRIGEPLTVLPGRRLAEQGRVDNVVVMLDGQCAFAALEDPALMIYWGAYLGTEDEVLIAGPLQAVKARILEVRERERVRMGWIMDTYLLRREL; encoded by the coding sequence ATGAAAGACGTTCTGTTGATTGGCATCGGCCCGGGCGACCCGCGGCAGATCACCGTCGAGGCGGTCGAGGCGCTGCGCCGCGCCAGCGTGTTCTTCGTGCTCGACAAAGGCGCCGGCAAGGGTGAGTTGGTGCGCTTGCGCAAGGCGATCCTCGAGCGTTACCGGCCCGAGGGTGGCTACCGCCTGGTGCAGGTGGCAGACCCGCAACGAGACGCCGAGGCGCACGACTACGCAGGCGCGGTGCACGACTGGCACCGCCAGCGGGCCGCGCTGTATGCCCGGTTGATCAGCGAAGAGATGCGCGCCGAGGATATCGGCGCCTTTTTGCTATGGGGTGAGCCGGGCCTTTATGACAGCACCTTGCGCATCATTGATCTCGTCCGCGAACGCGGTGTGGCGCTGCGCCTGCAGGTGATCCCCGGCATCAGCAGTGTGCAGGCCCTGGCGGCGCGGCATCAGGTGCCCCTCAATCGCATTGGCGAGCCACTGACCGTGCTGCCAGGGCGACGCCTGGCGGAGCAGGGGCGGGTGGACAATGTGGTGGTGATGCTCGATGGGCAGTGCGCGTTTGCCGCGCTGGAGGACCCGGCGCTGATGATCTACTGGGGCGCTTACCTCGGTACCGAGGATGAAGTGCTGATCGCCGGGCCATTGCAGGCGGTGAAGGCGCGGATTCTTGAAGTGCGCGAGCGGGAGCGGGTGCGCATGGGGTGGATCATGGATACCTACCTGCTGCGGCGGGAGCTTTGA